The Athalia rosae chromosome 4, iyAthRosa1.1, whole genome shotgun sequence DNA segment TGTACAAATATCGAAGGTGTTAATCGTAAATGAACAGTGCAAATGATTGTGACTCGATTCTTCTACGATTGGGCAACGGTCGATTTCATGATCTTTCTGTTCGGAAAAAAGCACTTCGTGACAGACGGGGGCAAAGGCTTTGTTAAAAAAACGTCATACCGCTCATTATCGttcatttcgaaattcaagAAGTCTCGTAAATTCCTTTGGACTCGAATTTGCCTTTTACCGGTGAAGATAAAACTCACAATTTTTGCTTTGCCGAGGCTAATAATATTCTTTTGTAGCGTCGCATAAGGTATCTTAGCGCACGAGTGATTTGGGAATTTATTCGAACGCTTGACGGAGTGAATTTTAGTTCAAAGGTGCTCATCTGATACTGTTGCGTCCTTTGTAACTAGATGAAAGTATTTATACTGACAACGTTCACGACCATCAGTTTCTAACACAAATCCGTCATACAGATCAAGAAATACCTTGTTGTCtgctgaaaaatttaatacgaGACTGATGACTGCACACAGAACATGTGTTGCCGTCaataatttgttttatttgaaaatacgttCGCACGtaccgagaaaatttttttctctggaactgaaactattttttattattccttgCTGATAAGATATAAAACTATATTTCATATAGTCGAATGGACGTACCAACTGgagctcttttttctttcttttattcaagACTTCAACAACGCGCATAATTCATTCGGTTATTTTATGTTATGACATTTTCAATATGCACGACTCGTACGACAGCATGTCACATTCATCCGCTATTACAAAAGTATTTAACGGTATTCTTTGTTTTGTATTTCGACTTAATTGATTATCATGTATGTTATAACATATGATACAATGCCCTATATGATCTTAGGTAATTATTAGCGTGATATGATGTTTGTGTTTTCAAGaactaaataattttttccttccatatcactattgtatataaaaaaaacctaagATTAAGCAGAACTTTAATCTTATTGATAACAgttcaaaatgaaataatcgcATACCTTGTGtctgaaacgaaaattcataCGCTGTGTTATTTGCTTCTGTAATCTAAAAACAGGGAAACCGGTAATATTGTAATCAagtcttcaaaaaatcaccgagTAGAAGGGCAATGTAGACGTCAGAGATCGTTTGATACCGATGATAACTAAACGTACCATAATAATTGTGCATACCATATGGCGAAGCGCGATATGATTCTGATTCATTCTTCCTCCACATGCATTGAATTTAGTTGCGGACTAGATTCCATGTCCAGCTATTGtcattacgtacgtatatatttgcgACGTATACTGATGTGTATGCCGAAAAAACTTCAGTTTTATGATCTTTAAATGTTGTTTGctcaaagacaaaaaaagatataatCTCACGATTCGATTCATCTGAATATGCTACTCACTGATCTCTCACCGATGAGTTTTATTTTCCGCATGTATGGTTAGATTAGTTAATTCTATCagagtaaaattattataacataaAATAGACGCTTGCTTCGATGGATTAATGATAAGAACATGTTTGCTACATGTAAAGTTTTATTAGTAATATATTGGGATGGGTTATAacagtgaattattattattataattattataattattataattattaatattatcgatAATGCAAGTTCAGAAAGTGTTTACATGGCAGCGGATGGTGTTACGGAAAGGTTACTTTATGTACAAAATGCTAAGCTCTCCTTCATTATGCAATCACATCTGGTCATGGGCTTAAATCAGTCATCATTCAATATCCATCATTCTCTTTTGATGTcagtgtacgtgtgtgtatgagTGTGTGTGTTTATAGGTAGTACAATTTGGTTTCTCATCTGTATATCatttataaaaaacaaacaaacaaaaaaaaaaaaaaaaaaaggaaaaaaagaaaaggaaaactagaataataaaaatttccagaaataACTGTTGAAAACCAGTGACTTACAATTTGGGGAGAGCTACAGCTGGGGTTCGCAGGGCTGTAGGGTGGTGTCACGTAAAGAGCTACGCAGTAAAATGCTTTTCGGGAAAATCTTTTGCATTATTAATCACCGCCGTAAAATAATTCTAGATTAGATACTCAACAGTTTAAATATTCTTATCAAATATCGAGCCCTGTTGaacaataatataaaatcatgatcattgtaaaataaattcatagtataaatgataaaaatgaaggtcATCGATAAACTATAACATCGCACCGTGTATCACCTAGCGTGAGACCACCTTATCTTTCGTATGAGAaacgtgataaaaatgaaagaaaagaaaatgctACTCTAGCTGATTGGCCGGCATAGTAGCTTGCCAACGCTTACTAAAAGTACAGTTATGTATTCTACAAAGTCTTCGCTACTGAAAgtgatctgaaaaaatatcccatcTGTTTAGGCCACCTACAACTTGCTGACCGAAACGGGAAGATCATCCCTATTAGATTTTCAGTGGAAGTTTCTGTttccttcaaatatttctaaaaaaaaaaagttacaaacGCATCTTTGGCTCCCCCgtgattctttttcatttttccatcgccTTTTTAATAGTGCTCCGAATTCTCATGCACACTGAAACACAGAAATTTGTAATATTCATGATTAATGTTTGATTTCCTACAACACTTGTAGACCTTGTTGAAATATACATTGGCTTTACaagaacaataattatttccaagAATTGCTACAgaatattggaaaattttgttaaCAAAGTTAAGCGGTAAGCATATCGTAAGGCAAGTATTGATAACCATTTTGAGAATCTATTCACCCGTATAACACACCTTCCAAATGATAAGCATGTATCAGTTTATGGATTCTatttttgatgaaataaaatttactgCAACTATACAAACACAGGTAACATTTATTAGTTTTATTACGTAGATTGTCGGAATATATCAGTCGTAGATGCGATCTTTCATGATTTTAAAGTTTCAGGGAGCAAGCTCGAAATAGGAATAAGGAACGgatatcaaaatttcattaacaaaaaatggaTGATGAAGTGATCATTCGCTGCAGaatagattattttttagtGCTCGCCGAAGATGTAGTCAATCGTGATTGACCCATGCCTGAAACTTGTGACTTGATGACATTTAAAAGTTCATTCACGATGTTACGTTTGTAGCATTAGATAGATGATGTGCAGGGACAACATTGGCAGATAGAATGTTAGTTCCAAAGCTCCGCAGATCGCTGTCACCGAACACCTTTGTAGGATGATTAGTGATTCCTTGTTACATCGATAATAGAACAACAAAATCACTAGTCTTCCATACAACGGAGcccataatttttctccacaaTTCAAGCAAGCCATCATCTTCACTCTATTCCTCTTGTATCTTCAATTATGTCTTCTTATTAGTGATTTGCATTCAATGTtagtaaaagcaaaaaattgatgaaaacagCATTTGATATTCGCATGGAAGCAGATTCTTTGTAAAAACTGCTTGCAAAAATTTGCGATCGACGTAGATAAAAATCACATGGTAATTCGGAACACTCTTTCAACatcttgatgaaaaaaaagaagcaatctCACAATAACATTGAAATGATTATCTTGGCTCTCATTTAACCCCTTGGCCTACAACCGCAAGTGAAACTCGTGGTAAGAAATTCGTGACATAAGTGAAAACCACGAGTCTGACTTGTGGCATAAGCGAAAACCGACTGACCTTTTTTCTACTATGGCTCGCGCGATGGGCAGATAGCGAGTAGGGCAAGAAGTTAATCATAGAACAGTACATGATAATTTAGGAATGActgttcactttttttttatacatattcaaCCCTTCCAGTAATCAGTTTTGCAACATCTTTAACGGTGTTTCGGATCGATAACTATCCTTTCgtagataaaaacaaaaaacaaaatacagCTGCCGACAACTAATGGATTGGAAGTACAAAACGACTTTACGTTGAGAACAGTTTCTGaaagtaatattttttttcagtatttaTCGAGTACAACCAGTCCACACGGAACAATTTTACTAACTTCACAAGACTCTCGGACGACGGACTCTCACGGTGACCCGCCGTTTCTCAACTGGAAATACATCTTACGCTAGATTTGCAATCTTCCTGAGTCCGGTTAATTTCAATTGCGTAGATTTTGCTCAGGACacgtaatgaataaatattactCAGCTATCAAGGTAAACATTCGCGTCGTTCAGAAAACTCTGACGCGAAAATCGATCAAGATTTTCAACATGTGTACAAAGaaacatgtataaatattgatGGCAGCAGAGTAACATACGGTTCAAATGACCGACTAATGAATTCTACGAAATGTTGGCATTTTGATTCTGTTCTTCATAAGACTAGCGCAGTAATGATCGTTTACGGTTATCGATTGAACAATTATCATCAAATGTACCTTCAATTGAAATAGAGACAAAAGAAACTATCAGATACAAATACCGATAAATGCAAAGACTTACTTTCAAAAATGTGGTTTTTGGGCTGGACGATTGCTGTGAGTTGCTGTACTGCCATCACTTACGAGACaacatgaaaaatatcaattattacatttttgtAAAGGAAAGAAGCCTTGTCGCTCGTTTGGCAAGAAACGCTTGACAAATATCGACGATTTCATTTGAGCACAATATTTGTGCACCGGCGACTCTACAAAATCGGTTTCTCTCAGGCTTTGGATAGCGGATTCGCTATTGGTGACAGAGGCCTAGACATTTTAAGTATACTCCATGACAATTTACACTCCACGCTTCCAACAATGATTCATCGTGCAAATTAGTGAAGTAGAATAGATTTagaaatacataggtatgtcgAGCGTGTAACGTTTCAAGTAAAACGATCGCTTACGTTTACCAGCGTCATAGGGGAGGGGAGTTTGGTTGGATgctgaaaaaacgaacggtcACCCATGTTCGAGTAGCGGGGCTTTTGCATGATAATGCTCGAAGTTGTTGTGTGAAAATACGATCGATGATATTATCCTTACCTCTGCTGCAAAAGGTATTGGGCCATCTGGATTTGATTTGGTAGGCCGGTTATGGTGATTATGCGATCATTGCTACCGGGCAGAGGTTCGTCTATAGTTATACCGGCTCCACTGTCCGATCTGATTTTTCGGATCCTCGCACCACCTTTGCCAATAATAGCTCCGGCGAGCTGCAACGTgaaatcaactttttattGTATCACCTCGATACTCCGGTTGAAAGGTATATTTCAATTTAACATCGACTTGTTCGAGAGGATATCTTAGTCCGAAGTTAGTCGACACTTTGAACTTATAGATACCCGTCATTTTCTGTAGCAAGAGTAATGAAAGATACACTCCGAGCATAACGTGTGGTCTTTGGTAAGATCTTGCTATCGTTTTACTGACTCGACGCATTTTAGACAAAGATAAAAAGATTGGAGATCTATGTCATGATTTCGATTTCGCACGTCAACCGTTTAATTATCTATACTCACGTCTTTAGGAATCGTGACTTGGGTACTGCCtttaccgccgccgccgccacccccAAGATTTCCTCCTTGGTTGCCACCTGGATTACCTCCTAGCGGTGGACCACCCATGCCCGAATTTCCTCCATTTCCGCCACCTCCTATGCCATTTAGTGCTCCTCCCTGTATTCCCCAGCCGTTATCTGAATTCAAACATACGAAATTTAATATCacaattcaattttaatagCTTGGTagcaaagaaacgaacgacgacTGATCGTAAGGTCGAcaaagataattttttaattaccgtTGTAGTTGCCTCCACCGCCACCATAAAGCGGTGGACCACCTCGGTTTCCGCTGTATCCACCGCCATTTCCACGACCCCCATCGtatcctcctccccccccgccgcgAGTCACTCCTCCTCCATATCCGCGATCAGGTGGTCCTGACATGTTACTTCCCGGTGGTCCACCCCTCGGTCGCGGTGGTGGAAATCCTCGATTCATTTCGGGTGGAACACCTACGCCACCACCGACACCCCCACCTCCGCCACCCCCACGACCTTCTCTTCGCGACATTCCTCCGCCacctcctccgcctcctcgACCACCCGGACCACCATATCCGCTACCCTTGTTTTGACCGCCAGGTCCGTCACTGCCACCGTAACCACCGTATTCTTCCGCATAAAAGTCGTCGTAGTTGTGGGGGTCGTAAGGGTTGTTTATTCCTTTTACCGGTGACTGGAAACAACGGAATTTCATAAGTGTCGAAGCGATGCAAacgcggatgaaaaatttcagctgaTCGATCCTACGAATTAGTGGAAAGGGACATCAAACCTAAATAAGCGAAAACTTACGATTTTTATGAGACTGATAATCTCTCTAATGCTGTCAACGCAGGTACTGGGCTTGCCACAGATGCTGACGAGTCTGTCGGTGCTTTGAGGGCAGCAGTTTGAGTAAATCTTGATCCTGGCACCAGTTTTCTGCAATGAAAAGACAATCTTATTAAAAAACCAGTAGACATGAGAAatgaatacgtcgattaattattatccccACAgctgcgaaaaatatttccgatcGCTCggggataattatttatctgcACTTTTATGCCAACAATCGTCAGAGATAAGGTTTTCGTGTAACGCGGGTATTTGGACGCAAAGTGGAAAACAGTTTGctcgcaaaatatttttttcccatgtCATCTAGCTATACGACGTATCTCGCGAGCGTAGAGTGCCAGAGCCAGTTTACTCTGGGAATGATAAGTTTGCGTGTTCGACGTTACTTAAGATTCCGATATACGCAAGGTTCTTAGTCACGATCGCTACAGAAGTAAAGTATAAGGCATGTAGATACTCGCATTTAGTTTTAGAGCATTTAAGGCAAAACGTCAAAGGCTCACGtaacaaaataaaaccgaTCGTGAACCGAAATGCACGGATCGTTAAAATAGGATAGATCTTCGCATCGCACGCGGTATATAGGTGAATATTTTAAAGCTAACTTTTATTACAATGATTCGCTATACTTCGGCTTTGAAATATACAATCTCAGTTTCGTTAACGAGTCAATAACAAGGGCCACTTTAATACCGCTGATGAATTTGCTGACGAATTGCCGTTTCGCTTTGAAGTTGAATGTATAAAGCTGAGTAGGTATGTACAACACAGTTGCGTTCAGCTACGAACCTTCTCGTTTCACCCTATGGTGTActccacctacctacctatatacctatacgagagGGAACGACTCCCTTGACAGACACTCCACACTCAACGCTCCACAGTTCGTGCGAACTTGGAGTTCGTCGGGGAATTGCTCTTTCGCAACGTTAagaaattatcgttattgGCAGGCAGAGGCAGTCCGTCGCCATCTTCCGTCGCAGCCGAAATCTTGACGCTTGTTCCATGTGCACATGCTGAGGCTATATCGAAATGTTCTCATTCAATTTTGattcaattcctttttttcttaagGTGGAAAACATTACGGGCCAAGCAGCGGTGCTCCGTTCCGTCAATTGGACATTAGATATTCCTCGAGTAAAATAAGCGCACAGTGTCGATACCGCGACACCGATATCATCTCACGAAGTTGCTCGAAGTTGCCTCGATCTCCGTAAGTGAAAAGCACACCGATTCCAAGAGCATCTCGAAACAAGTTTTGAGCACCTACCCCCATCGCATCAAACCGCATTATCTTCGCATGTAGTGCAATAATGTGCGAGTAAGAATGTCGCGTGAATCGAggaacgaatttttccaaactatCCGGTAAAGTTTCACAGATACCTAACCGACTTTAGGATGGACGTGTAAAAGCTGTCGAATCATTATCAGGGAATCAAAGTTAAAGCGACTCGACCGCGCTACCTGTGTCTCCGATGTGGAAAAACGCACGTCAATATTATAACGAAGGATTCAGGGAGGGGAATGGCAATGCAGGCGAAGACGGGTCTCGATTTCGAGTAGGAACTTCAGAATTCTTTTGTCAAGCTCTTCGCATCCGGCTCATGAAAGTTGTCGGCAGATACGGAAGCGTATTGAAATAGATATTTATCCACATATCCGGTACGAATGtcggaagagaaattgaatcgGCTGTACATGGGAAAGAGGAGGAAGCAAGAAATTACGCTGAATGTAGAGAGGAGAATAAGCGCAGCAAAAAATGACGACAACGATGACTTAGCAATTCATTTTGCGGGCAACAAATCCAATCTGTTCCGGCAATTATTGTGCGCTGTACGAGGGTTATAAACTATTCATGgattaataaaataagaaattgcCGGGGTTGATTTAACAATCCTATCATCCGACCCTGCTCCAATTTGAATTCATAACGAAGGCCACTGGCACGCGATGAAGCGCGTAAGCAAGTCTCTCTATTCTAtgtaaatcgaatgaaaattttcttacatttaTTCTCGGTGAGTTCCCCGTGAACAGCCATGGCAACTCGAGTGCAGTCGTTGTACAATTTTCAACGGACGACGTTCGACTGTCGTTGCGCGAAAGAAGAAATCATTTCTTCGTTCGcttattcattcattgtacACCGTTCGATCGGACTGTAAGACTCGACTACCAAAGTCTGATAGAGAAACAAATAATCGTCGCGATATACCTCGTGATATTTGATATACTTTGTCTACGGGTGAAATAACAATATCAAATTACATCTCGAGGTTTAGGTAAAAGGTCATACAATACACGAGTTCCGTCCGAACCTTTTGCTTTTACAGCGGAGGACAGTTGACCGCCCGAAAATCAAGTGAGGTGATATTGGGGGGTTGCCGGCatagaatagagaaaaagcgTTCCTATAATTTCCTCTGTTGTTCTTTGTTCTCCGCAGAAGATCTTCAAATCGAAGGTTGACGAAATGTCGATTTTATACACCGCCGACGAAGTTGCCGAGCACAACGTGGAGAATGACCTCTGGATAATCATTCATAACGGTATTTACAACGTGACGAAATTTCTAAAGGAGCATCCGGGAGGCGAAGAAGTTCTGATAAATCTTGCCGGGAGCGATGGTTCCGATTGTTTCGACGCAATCGGTCATTCAACGGAAGCGATTCAGCTACGCGAGATGTACAAAATCGGCGATTTGGCAGGTGTCGAAGGCGGTGAAATCAAAGGAAGAGGAGAATCGGTTTCATCTaccgacgacgagaaaaatctAATGGCATCTCATACGCATCGCTCGAACGATGCCGACCTCGAAGAGCCCTGGGACTACGTGGAACACGAAGAAAAGAGTTCGCCATGGTTACCGATCTTTCTAGGCCTCGGTGTCCTCGTCTACGCGATTATCTTCTCTTACATATTCTAACGGATTCTACGGTGAAAAGAATCTATTTTCCACGTGTTCCGAAACTATTGTTCGGTACCGTTGACGAAAAATCCAAGCAGGTACATTcgaagaatgaaaacgaaaggTTTTAAATTTAATCGAAGACACCTTTGACACGACTCGTAATACATATCTTTCGACGAATCGtaacgaaataagaaaaaactaGAGCACGAAAAGTTGGATGACATAATGATATGCACGCTGCATGAATTGAAAGTAGTCGGTCAATTGTAGAATTTTATAGAATCTAGGTTAAAGTCCAAGCGGTgtgttttgttcgaaaatcCATGTACTGCAATGgcattgaaattaaaaatccgCTCTCATAAGTGAGAAATTGTTTttgttcgacgattttttcaattatacgtacgtacaaaggaAAGTTTCATGCAGAAACGCGTCATCGATTGCGTACCCGCAAAGCATCTTattgaaattcataaatattGCGACAACGACGATTCGTGGCCACTGGCCAGAGGCCGAAAGTGAAGAGAGCTTCTCCAACTGCGATCATTGGGAAAATTTGGCTGGCAATTTTGGGAGAATCGATCCTCACTCCGGAAGGAAAATGCCGATCGTTCGATATCGACGGGGTTAATTTCGATAGGCAACGTGTAGAATAATACCAAGA contains these protein-coding regions:
- the LOC105687560 gene encoding heterogeneous nuclear ribonucleoprotein K isoform X2; this encodes MVKRSILQGSQSSSASIDFQKYTQDARAGYPEGQADSHIITGIMKREADGGTMTGGGGGGGGGGGPTSPHKRYRQGDDELRLLIPSKVAGSIIGKGGQNITKLRSQYKASIIVPDCPGPERILTISSDLDTVLQVVNEVVPNLEENGSRHGSDEIDVRMLVHQSQAGCIIGKGGFKIKELREKTGARIKIYSNCCPQSTDRLVSICGKPSTCVDSIREIISLIKISPVKGINNPYDPHNYDDFYAEEYGGYGGSDGPGGQNKGSGYGGPGGRGGGGGGGGMSRREGRGGGGGGGVGGGVGVPPEMNRGFPPPRPRGGPPGSNMSGPPDRGYGGGVTRGGGGGGYDGGRGNGGGYSGNRGGPPLYGGGGGNYNDNGWGIQGGALNGIGGGGNGGNSGMGGPPLGGNPGGNQGGNLGGGGGGGKGSTQVTIPKDLAGAIIGKGGARIRKIRSDSGAGITIDEPLPGSNDRIITITGLPNQIQMAQYLLQQSVHENSEHY
- the LOC105687560 gene encoding heterogeneous nuclear ribonucleoprotein K isoform X3 gives rise to the protein MKREADGGTMTGGGGGGGGGGGPTSPHKRYRQGDDELRLLIPSKVAGSIIGKGGQNITKLRSQYKASIIVPDCPGPERILTISSDLDTVLQVVNEVVPNLEENGSRHGSDEIDVRMLVHQSQAGCIIGKGGFKIKELREKTGARIKIYSNCCPQSTDRLVSICGKPSTCVDSIREIISLIKISPVKGINNPYDPHNYDDFYAEEYGGYGGSDGPGGQNKGSGYGGPGGRGGGGGGGGMSRREGRGGGGGGGVGGGVGVPPEMNRGFPPPRPRGGPPGSNMSGPPDRGYGGGVTRGGGGGGYDGGRGNGGGYSGNRGGPPLYGGGGGNYNDNGWGIQGGALNGIGGGGNGGNSGMGGPPLGGNPGGNQGGNLGGGGGGGKGSTQVTIPKDLAGAIIGKGGARIRKIRSDSGAGITIDEPLPGSNDRIITITGLPNQIQMAQYLLQQSDGSTATHSNRPAQKPHF
- the LOC105687560 gene encoding heterogeneous nuclear ribonucleoprotein K isoform X1; this translates as MVKRSILQGSQSSSASIDFQKYTQDARAGYPEGQADSHIITGIMKREADGGTMTGGGGGGGGGGGPTSPHKRYRQGDDELRLLIPSKVAGSIIGKGGQNITKLRSQYKASIIVPDCPGPERILTISSDLDTVLQVVNEVVPNLEENGSRHGSDEIDVRMLVHQSQAGCIIGKGGFKIKELREKTGARIKIYSNCCPQSTDRLVSICGKPSTCVDSIREIISLIKISPVKGINNPYDPHNYDDFYAEEYGGYGGSDGPGGQNKGSGYGGPGGRGGGGGGGGMSRREGRGGGGGGGVGGGVGVPPEMNRGFPPPRPRGGPPGSNMSGPPDRGYGGGVTRGGGGGGYDGGRGNGGGYSGNRGGPPLYGGGGGNYNDNGWGIQGGALNGIGGGGNGGNSGMGGPPLGGNPGGNQGGNLGGGGGGGKGSTQVTIPKDLAGAIIGKGGARIRKIRSDSGAGITIDEPLPGSNDRIITITGLPNQIQMAQYLLQQSDGSTATHSNRPAQKPHF
- the LOC105687561 gene encoding cytochrome b5-like → MSILYTADEVAEHNVENDLWIIIHNGIYNVTKFLKEHPGGEEVLINLAGSDGSDCFDAIGHSTEAIQLREMYKIGDLAGVEGGEIKGRGESVSSTDDEKNLMASHTHRSNDADLEEPWDYVEHEEKSSPWLPIFLGLGVLVYAIIFSYIF